From the genome of Desulfovibrio sp. JY:
GCCTTCTGGAAATCCCCGTCGTCCAGGTCCGGAAAGGCTTCGAGCAGCAGGAGCTCGGCGTCCTCCCAGGAGTCGGCCCGCTCCATGAGGTCCACGATGCGACCGGCCTGGTCGCGCACGGCCTTGCCGCCGTCCTTGAGGGCTTGCGTCACCAGCCGTTCCACGGCCTGCTGGTCCGGGGTAAGAGCCTCCTCCCCGGCCGCGAAGGCGGCGACCTCGCCGGCGTCGGAGGCCGGCGCTACGCTGGCCACGCTGAACTCCTCGGGCGTCAGGCCGAAGCTCTCGAAGTAGGCGGTTTTGAAGCGTGCGCCGAGGGCGTAGAGCGACCTTCCGAGCTTGGCCTTTTGCTCCAGGTCCTCGGGCTCCACGTAGGAAAATACAGGCGTCAGCGCCTCCGGGGCGTTCACCTGCCCGTAAATCCAGGCCAGATCGTTCATGGCCGTGACCACCAGCGTCTGGTCGGCCTCGGCGTAGTCCGTCAGCACCGCATAATGCGTGTTGGCGGCGGCATAACTGCCTTTGGAGCCTATTTCCTGGGTAAGGGTCTGGCCCTGGATGACCTGCGCGATGGCCGCGTCCATGTAGTTGACGATGGACAGGTGGATGCCGCCCGTGGCCTTGCCCTCCACGGACTCGATCTGCACCTCGGCCCCGCCCGAGACCACGGCCACGGCGTCGCGGATCATGGCTGCAAGGCTCGCTGCCATGTCGCGGCGTTCTTCCGGCGTCGCCCCGGGCCGGGCCTTGCCCACCACCCAGGGCATCCCGAACTTTTCGGCGAAGCGCATCAAGAATTCGAGGCCGCCTTTCTTGAAGGCCACCAGGAACAGACAACGGGAGAGCAGTCGCAGGCCGTAAGGATTCTTGTAGGTCGGGAAGTGCCTGGAGAGCACCGTCTTGAACGGATGAACCTTGTCGCCGACAACGGCTTCCTCGCCCCGGAAACAGAGCGCACCGTCGCCGTCGAAGACGAACCACTCCCGAGGTTTGGGAACCAGGTCGCGCACGCGCATTCGGCCGCCCTCAAGCCTCCACATGATTTCCGTGGGCGTGTAGCCATAATACGGCGTATCGAGCACCTGGGAAAAGAGGTTATAGAGGTCCACCCGCTCCAGATCGCGGGTCAGGTCGTCGCACAGGCGCTTGGCCTCGGGCGTGGGTTCCTGGCCCTCCAGTTTGCCGGGCGCGAACTTGTAATCACGCTTGTTGAGCGTCTTGATCTTGCGCCCCTGGATCGAGGAACACACTTTGCCGTCGGCGGTCAGGTCCTCGAGCACCCTGACATCGTCGCCCCGTTCCCGAAGGACCGGGTCGGGATCGGGCAGCAAGCCGAGAAAACCCCAAGAGGCCGGCGGCACGGCCACCTCGCCGAGCAGCTCGGCCAGGGGCTGGGCTCCGAACTCCATAAACTCCCGCTCGTTGAGCCACAGACCGTCGTGCATCAGTACCCCCGGAACAGGTTGCCGGCCGTGTAGGGCATGGCCGTTTCCACCGCAAAAGGCTCGGCTTCGATCGTTTTGGCCGCGAACACGGCCAGGGCGGTGGCCACGCCGGCGTCGCCGTGGCGCTTCTCGCCCTTGGCTCCGGTGCGCGTCTCCGGGAGCTTGGCCACGCCCTTGACCACCTTGAAAGCGCGGAGGTCATCCAAAATGAGCGAGTCGCGCGGCAAAAGGATCGTCTTGTCCTCAAAGCTCGCCTTGAGCTTGGGCATGTGCTCCCGGTACCAGCTCTCGGAAAGCATGACCTCCTGGATCAACTCCGGGCCGTATTCCTGCCGGGCCACCTCGGCCAGGTATTGGCCGTTGCCCCGGGCATCGAGCGCCGCCCCGCAGAAACGCGGCAACCGGTCGCAGATGAAGAAAAGCGCCTGCTCCTGCTGCTGAAACGGGCAATCGCGCAACTCCAGCATGAAGGGCGCGGCCAGGGTCAGGTCGGGATGTTCGACCAGCGGCACGTCCACGGACAGGTCGGCCGTGCGGCCGAAGTCCTCGCCGACAAAGGAAGCCAGCCCCCGAGGGAGCCGTTCCAGAAGCGGCGACACCCCGGCCGTGAGCCAGTCGCGCATTTCCCGGAAGCGCCGGTCCTTGGGCCAGTCCACGAAATTCGGTTTCGGCGGCGACCAGCGCAGCACCGGGATATCCGGCGACATGCAGGATTCGACGAGCTGGCGGGTCAGGAAGGTTCCCGAGCCCTGGGCGGGGATGCAGAAAAGCTCTTCATCCGCGCCGTCGCCGTAGAATTCGATCAGGCTGGCCCGCCAGGTGGCTTCTTCCTCGGGCGACCAGGCCAGGCCCCGGACCTTGCAGATGCGCCGGTAAAGCCCTTCGGACAGGGCGTCGTCCAGGGTGACGCGGTGCAGGCTGTACGGCAGCTTCCCGCCCCGGATATCCAGGATGTAGTTGTTGAAGGGATTGGTCTCGCCGTTGTGCGTGGAAATCACTTCCACCATGCCGCCCCACATGGTCAGGGCGATGGCGGCCTTGAGGAGTTCTTCCAGATCGTCGCAGAAGGCGGCTTCGTCGATGACGATGCGACCTTGCTTGGAACGCAGATTCTTGGGCTTGCCCGAAAGCGCGATAACGGCATGGCCCGAGGCGAAGCGCACGCGGTAGGCCAGCACGTCCTTGTCCTCATCCTCCAGGACCACCTCTTCGAACTCCGAGGCCGCCAGATTAAGGCGCTCGGCCCAATTGGCCACGTCCTTGATGTAGGTCTCGGTCATCTCCTTGTTGTAGGAGATATAGAAGGTGTTCATGCCGCCTTCGCTCTTTTTGAGGCCGGCCAGCGTCGCGGACTCGGCCGCATCGCCGTAGGAAAGGCCGATACGACGTGACTTCTCGCAGAACTTGACCGGATTGTGGTCCCGGTTCCAGCGGTCCTGATAGGGCAGAAGCGGCGCGTCGCTCATGAGGCTTCACCCCCAAGCAAGGCGCGGATGCGATCGGCCGTGTCGGCGCTCAAGCCACGTTCCCGGGTCGGTGTTCCGTCCTTGGCGGCCGCGCCGGCGGCGGCCCGCATGTCCTTGAGTAGATCGAGCACTTGTTTAACCTCCCGAAGCGCCGTCAGCGTCACCTTGTCCGGGCTGGCCAGCATGGCGTTAAGCCGCATCCCCACCGCCTCTTCCAGGGCGGCCACGGCATCGGCCTCGGTGGCGATCTCGCGCATGGCCGCGACCGTCGGCGGTGCGGCCTCGGCCCGCTTGTCCGCCAGTTCGGCCGCCTTGATGGCCACCTCTTCCATTTTCGCCACGGCAAAGGCGTCCATGGCCTGCATGGAGCCCAGGCAGTTTTCGATGAGTTTGGCGCGCAGCTTGATCGTGTCCACGCGGATTGAGGCCAGCGCCTGGCGTATCTCCTCGCGCTTGGCCTGCCAGCCGTACTTCTCGGCCCACCGCTTGAGGGTCGAGGTCGCCACGCCGACCCGCGAGCCCACGTCCGCCAAGGTCAGGCCGTCCACGCACCACAGCTCTTCGGCGCGCTCCACGGTCTCCATGGGATGTTCACGGCGTCCGGCCACGGCGGGCATGGATCAAGCCCCCAGATGCTTGTTGATGACCGCGATCTCGGCCCGCACAGCCCGCAGGGCGATCAATGCCTGGGCCAAATCCATGGCCTGGCCGGCGATCCGTTCGTCTTCCAGCGCTTCCACCGGCGTTGTGGGCAGCAGGAGCAGGCGCAACGAGTCCCGCAGGCCGCTGGCCCGGATGACCAAGCCTTTGGCGGTGAGCTCCTTTTCGGTCTTCTGGCCGACCATGGCCGCGCGTTCGAGGTTCATCACAAGCCGCTCCTCATGGGGCTTTCCCCTTTGGCAATGCGCCCATACGGGCAATATTGATTGGTGCAGATGGCATCCACCATGCGCTGCATGACTTGCGTGTTGAGCACCACCTGGTCATGCAGGCTGGTCGCCAGGGACTGGTAGTCTTTCACAAGCTGTACGTTGTCCTTGTAATAGCCGGTCACCCCGCGCATATCGTCGCCGTAGGCCTTGAGAATCCGGTCCATATCCTTTTGGTACCGCGTCAGATCGGCGCGCCGGCGGCGATCCTCAATGAGCCAAAAGACCACGATGAGCGACACCAGTCCCATGGGCGTGAGCGTCACCAGGGCCACCAGATAGGCAAGTGAGGTCGCATCCATGGCCGAAAGGATTTTGAGAAGCGTCGCCGCCAGCGGTTGATCCATGTCAGGCTCCCTTGCTCGGCCCGTGCAGGATCAAGAAGACGCCCGCCAACGCGGTGATGCACACCTGGGTGATGGGAGCCAGGTGCAATCCCAGCGGGTCCTGGGCCATCAGGGCGGCCGCTGTTCCCAGCATGGTCCACAAGGGGCTGGACTTGAGCACCGACCTGCCCTTGGACGAGAGCAGTAATGTGCCGGCCATTGCTTCGAGTTCGCCAGGGATCACCTGACCGGGAGATGGCAACGCGGCCGCCGCCGGCGGCGCGGCGGGTTCCTGCGGATCAGGCGTCGTCGGGGAAGCCGGGAGGACAAACTTCTTGGCGGCTTCCCCCAGTACGGCCAGGGCCGAAGCCACGGCGTCCGGGGTGAGGGGCGACCCGGCGGCGGCCGGCGCGGCGACCTGGGCCGATTGTGATTGCTTTTGCGCTTCCATGATGCCTCCTTATTGCGGCCAGACGCCGCCCGGCAGGTGCGCCAGCACCTTGGCCGGATACGTGTTCGCGGGATTGTGGGCATTGCCGGGACCGCCGTTATAGGCACGACAAACGACCTCCCAGCCGCCGGACTCGAAGAACCGATCCCGCAGCCGGGCCAGATACTTGCAGCCCCATTCTAGGCCGATTTCCGGGGTGAGCAGCTCCCCGAACCAGCCCCGAAAGCCGATAGAACGGGCCGTTTCGCCCATGATCTGGAGCAGCCCCCAGGAGGTGGCGCGGCCGATCGCCTCGGTGTCTTTGGAACAGCCGGGGGGGACGAAGGATAAAGCCTTGCCTTTGAGGTAACGGTCGTAGAATATTGGCTCGTATCGTATGGCAGAGCAATTCCAGCTAGATTCAGTCGAGATTAAGGCCTCAATTAACTCGACAGGAAGATGGTGTTGAAACGTGGGGTCTTTAATTATCCCTGAAATAGAAAAGTTGTGAATATTTTTCATTGTGCGCCTCACAATAAGATAATGTTTTTTAAGGTGCGTTGTCTTTTGAGTAGAGAGTCGAATGGACTGGTGTGGACGGTCATTTGTTAAGAGCAAAGAGGATTTTTTATGCCTAGTTTTCAAGAGCAATCTATTTATCCACCTAGACATTGGCAAGCATTTGAAGATCTTTGTAGAGATCTGTGGGCGGCAATTTTAAACGATAAAAATACAATTAAAAATGGCAGGGGAGGACAAAAGCAGGATGGTGTCGATATATATGGTCGGGAAGGTGGAGATGGTAGATATGTAGGTATTCAGTGTAAGGGAAAATGTGTTGATTATGGGCATAAGCTTGAAGAAAAAGAGCTGATAACTGAGGTAGGAAAAGCTGTAAAATTTGAGCCAAGTTTATCAAAGTTTATTATTGCTACCACTGCCCCCAGTGATGCTCCAATACAAAAAAAAGCAAGGTTGATAACTCAAGAGAATGAAAGAAAGGGATTATTTGAGGTAATCGTCTACGGCTGGGAGGAGATAGTTTCAAGGCTTTCAGAACATAGAGATGTAATAAGAAAGCATTATTCTGATTATGGTCGCGAATTTGTCTATGAAAGGAGCTGTGGTGATGTTAGTAATTTTGGTCAGGACGTCGGAGTTCCAAATTTTAAAAAAGATGGAGTTGGATATAGTGGTGAGCCCGCTCCTTTGTTGTATCAACTAGATATAGGTGCGGCGAAGATAAATGATATAATTATCGAGAATGAAGTAGTTAATCGAGAAATAACAAAGGTAGTTCCTTATATTGATAGTCGTCCTAGAATTGCTATTTCAATGCTAGAAAAGATTCTAGAAGAGTGCAAGGGAAAGGCAGACGATAATATTAGATTTAGAATACTAACAAACATTGGTGCGTGTCATTTCGCTCTTAATAATCAAGCTGAGGCGTCGAATTTCTTTCTTAGAGCTTTTGAATTTGCTCCGGAGGGTAATGACAAGGCGCTTAGAAATGCTTCTCTCGGATATTTGCTCGTAGGAGATCTAGATAACTCTAATAAAATGATTCTGCAGGCAATTGAACTCAATCCAACAGAGCCAGATGGATATTCTTTGTTGATAGCTTCTCTGGGTAGAGATATTGATGAAAATGAAGTAAATCGGTTGGTTCCGAAGGAATGTCTCAAAGCTTCAAGTGTTAATTTGTCTTTAGGATATGCCTATAAGAATAGCGGCAATCAAGAAAGAGCTATCCATTTTTTCAACGAAGCATATTTGTCTGAACCATCATCGCCCGTAATAGCTGCTGTTTATGGAACGGAATTGTTTCAGTTTGTTATGAGTGAAAACAAGGCTCTGGTTGAGGGGTGTGTCGATTACGAGGATGTCGAAAAACTCAAAAAGTCTCAAAAGGCACTTCAATGTACATGGGAGACAGTTAAAGGAACAGATTTTTTTGAGAGTTACATATGGGTAGGAATCAACTTGACTTGTCTCAATTCGATTCTTGGTGAAATTGATAATGCAAGGGCGATTATAGCTGACATGGAAAAGTGTGGCTGCTGTGATATGAATTTTTATGAAGCTGCAGCTAGAGTTGAGTCTGATTTATATAATTATGAAGCAGCTTTGAAATTTATAGATAAAATCAATGAGCCATTAAGGCGTGATTTGCAAATAATTAAGCTCCAATGTTTAGGCTGTTTAAATCGTTTTTCTGAGGCGAATAACTGTCTAGACACAATTGACTATGTGTCAAGTTCGGAGCCTTATTACTCAATGTTTGTCCGGTTAAAATATAAAGTTATAGAAGGAAAGAGTGGTCTTTCATTGGCACTTGATTTGGCACGTGCAGAACAAAAAGCTAGGGGAAAAGACGTATTTATTACCATAGTTGTGGGAGATCTTTTACGTAGAAGTGGTGACAAAGATGGCCTAGAAAAAGAGTTGGCTTATATAAAGTCTCTTTTGAAAAAGCAAGTATCAAAAATAGAGAAGATCGCTATTGCAGATTTTTTATATAGGAATAGTTGTTATGGGGATGCTGTAGATATTTTTAAAGAACTTGTTACTGAACGAAGAGATTCTGGGCCATTACGTAGCTTGATTGTTTGTTTGTTTAAACTGGATCGAAGGCGTGATCTTATTGATATTTTTGAAAGCATTGACAGGGAAACGAAAAAAAAAGATTTTTATTTATATCATCTCGCTGCCGTGTGTGTTAAAATTGGAGAATATGCTAAGGCTGTTGAAAATATTGATGAATATCTTTTGGTTAAACCAGGTGATTTGTCTATACGAAACAATTGGATTGATTTAAATAGTAGAATTGGGAGAGTCGATAATGTGAAGCAATTTCTTTCGATTTACGTTCCTTCTCTGGAGGCTTCTTCAGAAGACCTAACTGACTATGCAAAAAGACTCCAATATTATGGATTTGAGAAAAAAAGTCTCGAGTTGTTTTATTTTATAATTAGAAAATACCGATATGATGGTGTGGCTGCTGCATCATTTATTTCATATGTACTGCTAAATAAAATTAATTTAGACAATTATGAATTTGATACTGTTAGAGCTGATGCAGCTGTTACTATTCGAAGCGATGACGGAAAAATTTACAAATATATCATTGAATCAACGTATACAGACAGAGTCTATGATGAGGAAATCCCCTTCGAGAGCGAAATTGCCCAGATCTGTAATGGGAAACGCATTGGGGAAAGAATTGCAATTGATTTAAATAAGTATACTGAATTAAAAGGGGAGATAGTCTCGATAGAATCAAAATATAGATATGTTTTAAGAAAGCTTATCGAGTCATTTTCTCGACGATTCCCTGGTGATCAGTCTTTTTTTGTAGTTGATTTAAAAAGCAAAGATGGAAACATAGACTTTTCTCCCATATTTGACATGGTTGATTCAAAGGCTAGTCAGAGGTTGCTTGCCGAATCATACTATAAAAGCAAAACTTTTCCTTTGTGTGTAGTTGCAAAATCCCTACATCTTCATCCTTTTGAAGTGTATGAAAGGTTTTCATTGGATCCATCTATTGGAGTTATTTGCAGTCGTGGAGATGAATATGTAAGGCTTACTTCATTGAATTGTGTGCATAAAAAACATAAAGAATTTATTGTTGACCCTATTACTCTGTGCGCACTCTATGACTTTGGCCTCCTGTCGGTTTTTGACAAATTCTATGGACCTATTGGAATAACACAGTCTACGCTCGACTTGTTTTTTTTCTATCTTGATGAACTTAACAATTCTGATCATAATGGCGTTTTTTTTAAAGAAAATGGAAAATATATCTACCATGAATTTGAAGATGGCATGCTATCTGAAACTATAGATAAGTATAACAGAGTATTGGATTGGGCAAAGCGAAAAACCAAAATATATCCTGCTTCTGGTGGAGTTGTATATAACTCAAAGGAGATGGTTGGAGAATCTGAGCTTGGCCTTGCCTTCTATGATACTCTTGTTGCTGCGATTGGCAATAATCTCATTCTGATGTCTGATGATTTTTCGTATAGAGAGATTGCGGCGTTAATGGGTGTAAAATGTTCTACTTGGTCTGAAATATTATGTTTAGATTTGAAGAATAGGCACTTGATAGGCTTAGAGGAGTATTGCAGGTTTTATGTAGAAATGATTCGCAGAAATTATTTTTTGCTTTCGATTGATTACCGTATTTTATATTTTGTGATTAATAACAATAATTGGGAAATCAATGATGTGGTGGTAAAGGTGTTTGATATTTTTAAAAGTAAAAGGGCTAGCGCTGTTTCGCTACTGTATGTTGCATTTGATTTTCTCAGATGTATCTGGCGTCTTGCTATCCCTTTATATGTTAAAGATAGGTTTTTATGGTTTGTTTTGAATTTCTTGGTTATTAATGAGTCGTTTAAGGTTGATATGATTGTCGCGAATTTTATTGAGCTGGATAAATTTATACAGGAACCTCAAGATGGAAGTTATCTTGATTCGTTGGATAGATGGTTAAGAGGGCATTTTTTTGTTTTTTGATTTATCTTGTTATGGTAGAAATTAGCTAGCTTCTAACGCTTTTAGTACGCTGCTTGCTGTCACTCTTGCGGGAGGCGAAATCGGATGCTTCTCGAGGCTCCCTTCTTGAATCATCTCCCAAACCCTACTCCTCCCAATAGACAACACAAACGCTACTTCAGGAATCGTCAGCAGCGCCTTCTTCGTAACCAAGTCCCAAGCCGAAACCGCCGGCAAGCTCGCAAATGCCAGCTTTTTCGTCTGGTAGGTCACCGGCAGCATCAACTCAAATCCCACAGGATCAACCAGGCTACAACGCTTGGCGCAGCCCAAGCAGACGTATTTTCGGTCTTTCCAAAACCACCGGGGTTTGCGCCTGGGGCCGCAGCCGAGGGAGTCGTAGACATGGCCTTCCACCTGCCCCTGGTAGGGCAGAAATCCCTTGTCCAGGAGCTTCAAGACGTCGTCGATAATGCTCATGGGTTCCCCCTGTGCTGCGGGAGCAGCATGTCCACGGCCACGGCCTCGTCGCTCCCGGCGACCGCCACCCACCAGCGACCGTCCAGGCCCAGGATCGGCGGGCCGGCCACGAAGGTCTTGTCATAATAGCCATTGCCGACCGGGACGCGCACGCGGTCGCCTCGGCGCAAGTTGGGACGGGCTTCGGGATAATAAGGCTCTCCGCTCAAAAGCGACGCGACGAGCCCGGCAACGCCGGCAGGCGCGAAATACTCGTATTTGCCGCCTCCCGGGCAATGCCAGCGGCCATTGAGACGCACGCGATGGCAACCTTCCGGGCCGCCCCAGGCAACGGCCGGGAACAATTCCAACTTGATGATTTTGCCCTGGTTTCGAAGCAAAACAGTAGTCGATTTCCGTCGCTTCTCGCTCATGGCCGCGCCTGTCGTATCAACCAATGTGAGATATCGCGGCCGCCGCATACAGGGCCGCCACTTCGGCCGCCTGCCGTTCCCACAGGGCGCGGCACGATTTGCAACGCCGCTTGTCCGTAACCCGGCACCGGGCGCAGGCCACGCGTTCCAGGGCTTCGTAGACCGCTGTCAGCGAAGGCGGTTCGGGGGTTGCTTCTGTCGGCGGCGTGTCGGCCAGGGCGGCCCGGATGCGCGCCGTCTGCCGGGCCACGTTGCCCGGGTAGCGACCGGCCAAAATTTGCAGCACGATGCTTTTCGTGATGCCGGTTGCCTTGCAGTATGCGTAGATGCTCCGATGGCGGGCCAGGATGGCGGCCCGTAACGCCTCGCGTTCGTCCGGCCCCATGCGTCATGCCAATGCGCGCCGCGTGCCGCCGGCTTCGGCCGGCTCGGGATCGATGCCGGCCTTGCGGCAACGGCTCC
Proteins encoded in this window:
- a CDS encoding DUF935 domain-containing protein gives rise to the protein MHDGLWLNEREFMEFGAQPLAELLGEVAVPPASWGFLGLLPDPDPVLRERGDDVRVLEDLTADGKVCSSIQGRKIKTLNKRDYKFAPGKLEGQEPTPEAKRLCDDLTRDLERVDLYNLFSQVLDTPYYGYTPTEIMWRLEGGRMRVRDLVPKPREWFVFDGDGALCFRGEEAVVGDKVHPFKTVLSRHFPTYKNPYGLRLLSRCLFLVAFKKGGLEFLMRFAEKFGMPWVVGKARPGATPEERRDMAASLAAMIRDAVAVVSGGAEVQIESVEGKATGGIHLSIVNYMDAAIAQVIQGQTLTQEIGSKGSYAAANTHYAVLTDYAEADQTLVVTAMNDLAWIYGQVNAPEALTPVFSYVEPEDLEQKAKLGRSLYALGARFKTAYFESFGLTPEEFSVASVAPASDAGEVAAFAAGEEALTPDQQAVERLVTQALKDGGKAVRDQAGRIVDLMERADSWEDAELLLLEAFPDLDDGDFQKAVEAAQVAADLLGRYAVRLETGRAG
- a CDS encoding transglycosylase SLT domain-containing protein, whose translation is MKNIHNFSISGIIKDPTFQHHLPVELIEALISTESSWNCSAIRYEPIFYDRYLKGKALSFVPPGCSKDTEAIGRATSWGLLQIMGETARSIGFRGWFGELLTPEIGLEWGCKYLARLRDRFFESGGWEVVCRAYNGGPGNAHNPANTYPAKVLAHLPGGVWPQ
- a CDS encoding helix-turn-helix domain-containing protein, which produces MSIIDDVLKLLDKGFLPYQGQVEGHVYDSLGCGPRRKPRWFWKDRKYVCLGCAKRCSLVDPVGFELMLPVTYQTKKLAFASLPAVSAWDLVTKKALLTIPEVAFVLSIGRSRVWEMIQEGSLEKHPISPPARVTASSVLKALEAS